One window of the Triticum dicoccoides isolate Atlit2015 ecotype Zavitan chromosome 3B, WEW_v2.0, whole genome shotgun sequence genome contains the following:
- the LOC119274995 gene encoding uncharacterized protein LOC119274995, giving the protein MSLKGYHEASLHPPAAYDAAAAAPEAAEWDWGEALLDRSAYMVDKKDHEKNHTSACRRFRRSLHNREVEVEMQVSLFMAPPPRVSYFCCSANCTDNDHGEQGDTPRLFIREPWMIATEGDLALFTLCHGHNRSFYSESSNYDYFLYQAAASPAGKPELTRLPRPQPNMLPAFGSRCFPTGSIGILRYCSNIPTAAHKIPLTPPTPIPSPSVALPRPQSIPFTPPTSVLSPSVALPRPQSIPFTPPTSVLSPSVTSYSQARPKDDACDAYRIAALAYDPFHPSHSGYYLCTYDSKDPRWRRTPAASPQPPPPEDFVSSKVITIRRSGSGSCSGIMGWVDLWSGMLLCDVLAAAADTLCIPLHYLTFPEPRQLRTELPLATDIGYHFRDIALANDSGIIRFVDLQVHAEPSPRSQTPSGWTVVTWTLEGLNGGLDALFFRQEHEIHSGHIHGYNLPQSLFVSNPILSSDRDGVLYLLTNASSENTNNMPSKVIALDLNQKMLLDVQEFDRQRPSSYMTTSISSYLMPAAAVSKEKESMKRRAPKSMGSARKKQPAIANPAAVGGKGDVGDAMDLSQ; this is encoded by the exons ATGTCGCTGAAAGGCTACCACGAAGCCTCACTGCATCCGCCGGCTGCGtatgacgcggcggcggcggcgccggaggcagCGGAGTGGGACTGGGGGGAAGCCCTCCTCGACAGATCCGCCTACATGGTCGACAAGAAAGACCACGAGAAAAACCATACCTCCGCCTGCCGTCGATTTCGGAGGAGCCTGCACAacagggaggtggaggtggagatgCAGGTCAGCCTGTTCATGGCGCCGCCGCCTCGCGTTTCCTACTTTTGCTGCTCCGCCAACTGCACCGACAACGACCACGGTGAACAAGGAGACACCCCCCGCTTGTTCATCCGCGAGCCTTGGATGATCGCCACGGAGGGTGACCTTGCCCTCTTCACTCTCTGCCACGGCCACAACCGTTCCTTCTACTCCGAAAGCAGCaactacgactacttcctctaccagGCAGCAGCCTCACCGGCGGGGAAGCCGGAACTCACCCGGCTCCCGCGGCCCCAACCCAACATGCTACCAGCTTTCGGAAGTCGCTGCTTCCCTACCGGCAGTATTGGCATCTTGCGTTACTGCAGCAACATCCCCACCGCCGCCCACAAAATCCCCTTGACGCCCCCCACCCCTATCCCCAGCCCCTCCGTCGCCCTTCCCCGCCCCCAAAGTATCCCCTTCACGCCCCCCACTTCCGTCCTCAGCCCCTCCGTCGCCCTTCCCCGCCCCCAAAGTATCCCCTTCACGCCCCCCACTTCCGTCCTCAGCCCCTCCGTCACCTCATATTCTCAAGCCCGCCCCAAGGATGATGCCTGTGATGCCTACAGGATTGCGGCGCTAGCCTACGACCCTTTCCACCCCAGCCATTCCGGATACTACCTCTGCACCTACGACTCCAAGGACCCTCGGTGGAGACGCACGCCCGCTGCCTCTCCACAGCCACCACCGCCTGAAGACTTTGTGTCCAGCAAGGTCATCACCATCCGCCGCTCTGGCTCCGGCTCCTGTTCCGGCATCATGGGCTGGGTCGACCTCTGGAGTGGCATGCTCCTCTGTGACGTGCTCGCTGCCGCCGCCGACACCCTCTGCATCCCGCTTCACTATCTCACCTTTCCAGAGCCGAGGCAGCTGCGAACTGAGCTCCCTCTTGCCACAGACATTGGATACCACTTTCGGGACATCGCCCTAGCCAATGACTCCGGCATCATCAGGTTTGTCGACCTTCAGGTCCACGCCGAACCCAGCCCGCGCTCGCAAACTCCTAGTGGCTGGACGGTGGTCACGTGGACCTTGGAGGGGCTCAATGGCGGTCTGGATGCCCTGTTTTTCCGGCAGGAGCACGAGATCCATTCTGGACATATCCACGGCTACAACCTGCCTCAGTCTCTCTTTGTTTCCAACCCCATCCTCAGCTCCGACAGAGATGGCGTCCTCTACCTCTTGACCAATGCCAGCAGCGAAAACACCAACAACATGCCGTCGAAGGTGATTGCTCTTGACCTCAACCAGAAGATGTTGCTGGACGTGCAGGAATTCGACAGGCAAAGACCCAGCTcctacatgaccactagcatctccAGCTATCTCATGCCAGCTGCTGCAG TTTCAAAGGAGAAGGAGAGTATGAAACGGCGTGCGCCAAAGTCTATGGGATCCGCTCGCAAGAAGCAGCCTGCCATCGCTAACCCAGCAGCGgtaggaggaaagggtgatgtcgGGGATGCAATGGACTTGTCACAGTAG